The following proteins are encoded in a genomic region of Ananas comosus cultivar F153 unplaced genomic scaffold, ASM154086v1, whole genome shotgun sequence:
- the LOC109704476 gene encoding uncharacterized protein LOC109704476: MAPKRRYVRRTAPAPPREVLGLAVPPVAPGPAGPTEVQELRAQVAALTGRFDRIQELLEQQAVAAAAAAAVEEAERERGYVALTRFTKFHPPTFDGEVVDPATVESWLTAMETLFEDIFTLEKDKVNLAAHCFEKRARTWWRRVKQDRSPELPPIDWAEFRKLMFAEYFPDSDKRKMREDFRKLKLVHAFKFHSLAEALDRALWVEHGNACEREDREALDKDKGKKRQGGGSGCQSSSKRPPKYPRSQPKGRGAQRCVFCGGDHRPGVCEQRRGRCFRCEQAGHVIRDCPQGGASPAMSTASVPAVPARYGLPPPAASTGRAAAPRQPEPARSAPSGRMYAAPVHVEEPSEVGERNVVAGIILVKGVRARALFDTGASHSFISRSFAQAHDIEYCLGEHVWHVEGPGQSFMVRERCLACLVQVNDWVMPIDLLVLERLKEFDVVLGMD; this comes from the exons atggcaccaaagagacgctatGTGCGTAGGACCGCTCCGGCACCACCTCGAGAGGTGCTCGGGCTAGCCGTGCCTCCAGTGGCGCCAGGGCCAGCTGGGCCTACTGAGGTGCAGGAGCTGCGAGCGCAGGTTGCGGCGCTCACTGGGCGGTTCGATAGGATCCAGGAGCTGCTGGAGCAGCAGGCtgtggcggcggctgcggcggcag CGGTtgaggaggcggagcgtgaGCGCGGTTACGTGGCGCTCACGAGGTTCACAAAGTTTCACCCGCCTACTTTCGACGGAGAGGTGGTGGATCCAGCGACGGTGGAGTCTTGGCTGACGGCTATGGAGACTCTATTTGAGGacatcttcaccttggagaaggacaaggtgaacTTGGCCGCGCATTGCTTCGAGAAGCGGGCCAGGacttggtggaggagggtcaagCAGGACCGATCCCCGGAGCTTCCCCCGATCGATTGGGCGGAGTTCCGCAAGCTGATGTTCGccgagtacttccccgacagtgacaAGAGGAAGATGCGGGAAGATTTCCGCAAGCTCAA ATTGGTGCACGCCTTCAAGTTCCACTCTTTGGCGGAGGCATTAGATCGTGCGCTgtgggtcgagcacgggaacgcttgtgagcgtgaggaccgtgaggcgCTCGACAAGGACAAGGGTAAGAAGAGACAGGGCGGTGGTTCGGGCTGTCAGTCTAGCTCCaagaggcccccgaagtatccacgctcTCAGCCCAAGGGTCGCGGTGCTCAGCGATGTGTCTTCTGCGGTGGAGACCATCGGCCGGGTGTTTGTGAGCAGCGCCGAGGGAGGTGCTTTAGGTGTGAGCAAGCGGGACATGTCATCCGCGACTGTCCTCAAGGAGGAGCTTCGCCCGCTATGTCGACTGCTTCGGTCCCGGCGGTTCCGGCTCGCTATGGCTTGCCCCCTCCTGCGGCATCTACTGGGCGAGCGGCGGCGCCACGCCAACCAGAGCCTGCacgatcagcgccgagcgggAGGATGTATGCTGCACCTGTGCATGTTGAGGAGCCTTCTGAGGTCGGCGAGCGCAACGTTGTTGCAGGTATAATATTGGTTAAAGGtgttcgagctagagctttgtttgatactgGCGCATCACACTCTTTTATTAGTCGATCCTTCGCACAAGCACACGATATCGAGTATTGTCTAGGGGAGCACGTGTGGCATGTTGAGGGCCCCGGGCAATCCTTTATGGTTAGGGAGCGATGTTTGGCATGTCTAGTGCAAGTGAATGACTGGGTTATGCCGATCGACTTATTGGTGCTCGAAAGGTTGAAGGAGTTCGACGtagttttgggcatggattag